In the Plasmodium gaboni strain SY75 chromosome 13, whole genome shotgun sequence genome, ttaatatattatactaAATTAAATggtataataaaatatgcatcttattttttcattaattaTTTGCATATTTATTTTGGTCATTGAATACActtaaatatttttttaaatcgTCATTTACATTATAGAGGTGCTTAATATGTTTTCTATATAAATCTATTTgtattttaaataaagaagatatattattttcctGTGTAAATGgtaatttaaatttaatttgATCTTTATCaataacattattttttaattctttgGGCACAGACATTGTCTGAATTAATTTATgatttttttgtattaacattttattatttgttaataaattatgtgtataaaaaataaaattatttattacGTTTTGTTgcattttaataatatttattgaattattataattggaaattaataattttataagtTCTTCAAGATTGCTTCCATTATGATTTTGTTTGATTGCTGGTATATCAAGATAATTTATGTttaatgtattattaaaCATACCAAAATTATTAACTTTATCACATTccataatattttttgcatatataaataaatttaattcatttttatttaaaacattcataatatttacaatttcattatcatttaatatattctcctttttattcttatgactgtatttttctttttctttttgtatttgtatttgttcttcttcctcttttatttttaattcattttgtttCTTTAATTCCATATACTCCATAATATACTTGCTGgcatatattatattatcactATTGTAGGTTACATTTTTTGTAGTTTCAACAATTTCTTtgtattcattttttattgtacttaataaatttaattcTTTCAAAAGACAATAATTTTTAACTAAATCGTTGGCtattttccttttattCTCTTTTTCGACATCTTCACATTGtatatcttcatttataaGTACATTCATATCATTTTGGTTCATCttatatgatatttatttatttatttatttattcatttttttttttttttttttttttatacgaaaaaaaataattatgcATTTATATGCATATTTTATGCAAACAATTTTTTATCTGTATTTTTACTACATATATggtatatattatgtacAGTAAATCTTAATTCATATCTTTACATTTAAAgatgtaatttttttttttctaataaaATATGCTACATTCATATGTAAGGAAATATTCTCTTTTATTTCTccatacatataaaaatatatatatatatatatatatatatatgtttatcaattttttattttaatatatattacaatgAGAGCCTTGCTTTCATTCCATTTTGATATAATGCATTTATGTTATTAATAcaataaattatttaaagtaaaaaatgaatatatatataatatatatattatatatataaacaaataaatatcaatgaaaaatatgataaaatagTTCAGCATGCAACACatgaaaatttattatacacatataattttttttatatttattatatatatatatatatataatattaaaataaaacgAAATAAATCTtattcattcatattaataagaaattaaattttaacTTGAATTACTAATTTTcccatatttttttatatatatatatatatatatatatttaattaatatgtattttaaagatgtcatgttttatatattttttttctttttaaatttgtcatacgtttttttttttttttttttttttttttttttttttttttttttttttttaatttttttttttttttttttttttttttttttttttttttttttgtttgtttttttttttccgtgtctgatattattatcgattttatataaataaaaacaacTGCTTTAATATATCAGATTATATCGTAcctttttaaaaaagaaaaaatatattcatttgtaaccattcatattttaaaataaaaatggttgtgatatatatatttagtaatatatatattttttttttttttgtatcGAGTTATATGCACTGTGATAGTTTTTCATTAgaattttaaaatattaagaaTTTACATTGTTTCATAAATGTTgttatttctttattttttggttccgttttttttatttttttttttttttttccttgaataattattattaatatattttgaagaaaatatgtaaaaatagtttgtttgaatatataaacatatatatatttttattttttttgttacacttaatatatgtataatattacacATCTTTAGTTTTCaatttgtatttataaatcatagtttattatatatattgtttaaattataaaaatgtcTAGATATGATATgtgtatgtatatatttgataaataacgtaaaggaaaaaaaaaagaaaaatctttattttttcaacattgaagatatatattgcaaccttgttttatttaatttttttttttttttaattaatagaatctttataatatatatatatatatatatatttatatatttatttatttattattatttttttttttttttgttacAATGGCTTGTTGTTCGAgaaacataataaaaacagTTAACGCAAAGAGAAGAAGCAATATTATGAGtgaacaaaaaaatgacTATGGCAAAGATGACATGAATGAATTAATTACCATATGTGATAATAAGGTATCTgttgtaaatatattaaaaaaaggTAATGAACACATgacaaaaataaaaggaCAAAATGAGAATTATAGGAAATCCATTCCTCCTAAATcgaatatattaaaatattacgaagctaattttttaaaagacaaaaaaaatagaaataataataacagTACTTTAATAGAGAACGAGAACgagaacaaaaaaaaaattaataaattagatgaacaagataataataatgaagaattaaatTCGAAAGAAGTTTTTTCCAAGCtaaaaacaaaagaaaaattgCAAGTATTAGATGAAGTGGAAAAACAACTTCAAGAATTTATGAAAGATGAAAAATTCAATATGCACAATGATATCAtatttcttaatatatattccttaACGCATAAACGAATATATTccatattaaataaaaaaaacaataaagAGGTAACATCAAATAGtagaaatatatacatatatatatatatatatatatatatatatgtgttttttttttatatttatatttatttaccCCACTTTTTAGGAATACTATAGCTGTAATGAAATTTTAGAAATGATATTAAAAGGAGATCTACATAAAAACTGTCTcataaaaagaaaatcTGATTCGCAATATTTTActttaaaagaaaaaataagcgaaattcattttttaaaatatcttgagttacaatattatttgaaaaaacaaaaaaaggAGTATCATATGAAATCcaaaatagaaaataattatgataaagaaaatacattatatttaaaatttagTGAATCTTTATTAGGAGATAAAGTAAAGtctataaaaaattttctcATATCTCCTTATGATAAAGATATGGTAGAAGTTATATTAATTCCAAAGcataaaaattttgataaattttctggatatcataaaattgtttctaatttatttataactaaatatatttctgtatatttttatcatattatagaaaaaaaaatacaaaagtataatttaataaaaaagaatggtcctatttatataaaaatgaaattaaaaacaaattatcCTCTAGCTATCCAAACCATttttagatatatattCGATAAAACATTTAAATTACATGATTTAGATTTTAAACTTTTAGTTACAGTATATATTGAATGtatacattttaaaatttttagtataataaatgatattaCAAATGCAATTAGTGAAAAGGCAAActttaataatataatacaagTGTTAAATATGTCTTCTACTTTTAAAGAAACACCTATTTTCAATGATTTTGCACGTATTATTTCGGATTCTGCATTTTATCTATTTGCTAgtaaacaaataaataaaaatatatatatatatatacaatattatttatatttatgacaatataagtatatacatatatatcacacacatgtattatatatatatatatatatatatatatatatatatatatatgaactCATTTTGtgatattttatttttatatttttatatatttatttatttatttttttttttagacgattatcattatttattacatGTAGAAATATACAGCTTTTTTCTAAGTcttgataatataatgataaacGAAATGCGAATTTTTACGGAATCCATAAAATTCATTATTGTAAATAAGTGTCATATGAAAGAAcagaaaaatatttttgaaaacATTCGATTCAActtattaaataatgaacaTATCTATGAAATACAACagtatattaaaaattgt is a window encoding:
- a CDS encoding hypothetical protein (conserved Plasmodium protein, unknown function), which codes for MACCSRNIIKTVNAKRRSNIMSEQKNDYGKDDMNELITICDNKVSVVNILKKGNEHMTKIKGQNENYRKSIPPKSNILKYYEANFLKDKKNRNNNNSTLIENENENKKKINKLDEQDNNNEELNSKEVFSKLKTKEKLQVLDEVEKQLQEFMKDEKFNMHNDIIFLNIYSLTHKRIYSILNKKNNKEEYYSCNEILEMILKGDLHKNCLIKRKSDSQYFTLKEKISEIHFLKYLELQYYLKKQKKEYHMKSKIENNYDKENTLYLKFSESLLGDKVKSIKNFLISPYDKDMVEVILIPKHKNFDKFSGYHKIVSNLFITKYISVYFYHIIEKKIQKYNLIKKNGPIYIKMKLKTNYPLAIQTIFRYIFDKTFKLHDLDFKLLVTVYIECIHFKIFSIINDITNAISEKANFNNIIQVLNMSSTFKETPIFNDFARIISDSAFYLFANDYHYLLHVEIYSFFLSLDNIMINEMRIFTESIKFIIVNKCHMKEQKNIFENIRFNLLNNEHIYEIQQYIKNCFKDIMHNKYDRSNFICMRYNKPKEKNEFDNTTNQSDNNLNEVNENKLVASDNKGKPNIKKCNLSFLKEIKKLNKVYKNINNESFEPPNWNNTEKKEISNKKLTECMNNIYNILFDNLFAKILNKEIKHRYNIWNENKDFECVNNFTNENYSTQLIKRKSKEQNYAFTYGDERLINECKLFFEIIKCKNSNLSIGIILKSNELYNYKQQQHYSKISNILTEQNDHLVIYFDFFVNDFYVCNINYKNSTLINKTKLNIYAHENKIKDKDMIEYSISIINHTLNLDIKILPNNIHFNYSLSILKPKTLLGDIIKKPFINIKPFFMLKDSYDSICIPCIKFKKKF
- a CDS encoding hypothetical protein (conserved Plasmodium protein, unknown function); this translates as MNQNDMNVLINEDIQCEDVEKENKRKIANDLVKNYCLLKELNLLSTIKNEYKEIVETTKNVTYNSDNIIYASKYIMEYMELKKQNELKIKEEEEQIQIQKEKEKYSHKNKKENILNDNEIVNIMNVLNKNELNLFIYAKNIMECDKVNNFGMFNNTLNINYLDIPAIKQNHNGSNLEELIKLLISNYNNSINIIKMQQNVINNFIFYTHNLLTNNKMLIQKNHKLIQTMSVPKELKNNVIDKDQIKFKLPFTQENNISSLFKIQIDLYRKHIKHLYNVNDDLKKYLSVFNDQNKYANN